Genomic window (Roseivirga sp. 4D4):
TATGTTGATAGCGCCAGCCAGCGCTAACACTATAGGCAAAATGGCCAATGGTTTGTGTGACAATCTATTGCTGGCAACTTATTTATCCGCTCGATGCCCGGTCTTTTTTGCCCCGGCTATGGACCTTGATATGTATCAGCACCCTTCTGTTTTAAACAACATTGAAAAGCTAAAATCTTTTGGCAATCAGATCATTGAGGCCCAGCATGGGGAACTGGCTAGCGGACTAATCGGCACAGGCCGAATGGCAGAACCAGAGGACTTGATTGAAGTTTTAGAGACACATTTCTCAGCTGACAAACCACTTACAGGTAAGAAGGTGCTCATTACTGCTGGTCCCACCTATGAAGCCATTGATCCAGTTAGATTTATTGGCAATTATTCAACAGGTAAAATGGGGTATGCTATTGCCAAGGCTGCCGCTCAGGCAGGAGCCGAGGTGAACCTTATTTCTGGTCCAACACATTTAGAGATCGATGAGCCCAATGTGAAAAGGGTATCGGTCCGTTCTGGAGAGGAAATGTACCGAGCCTGTGATAAGATATTTGCAGAGACTGATATTTCGATCTTTGCTGCAGCCGTAGCTGATTATGCACCTAACGATGTAGCTGATCAGAAAATCAAAAAGCAGGGACAGAGCATGTCAATCGCCTTATCCAAAACGGTCGACATTGCAAAAGCACTTGGCCAAAAGAAAACTGAAAGTCAACTTAACGTGGGTTTTGCCTTAGAAACGAACAACGAGTTGGATAATGCCAAAGAGAAAATTGAGGCCAAAAACTTTGATCTCATCGTTTTAAACTCTCTTCAGGATGCTGGAGCCGGCTTCGGCCACAACACCAACAAAATTTCAATTATTGACAAAGCCAATAATATTGAGCACTTTGAGTTAAAGACTAAAACAGAAGTCGCAAAAGACATTGTCGATGCCATCATTAAGCAGGTTAGCTAGTCTCCTTTTTTTACTCCTCCTCATTTCCCCGATCAAATCGATCGGCCAAGAACTAGACTTCACGGTTAGTATCAATGCCGATGTTGTCCAAACTACAGAACGAGGGATTTTCGATGAGATGAGGACTGCTTTCCAACGCTTTCTAAACGATACAAAATGGAGTGACGATCGGTTTCGTAATACTGAAAAAATTAAAGGCAATCTTCTGCTTACCATTCAAGACCAGCCTAGTATTGGACGTTTTACTGCCAATGCACAAATACAATTGATAAGACCTATTTATGGAACTTCTTATGAGACTGTACTATTAAATTTTGCTGATAGAGATTGGGATTTCCAATTCACAACTTCTCAACCTCTGCAGTTCAATGAGAATAACTTCAGTAGCAACATCACGTCTCTCCTGGCCTACTACGCCTACATTGCTTTAGGCTTAGATTATGACTCTTTTAGCCCGTTGGGCGGAACACAGTTTTACGACAAGGCCTTGTTGATTGTAAACAATGCCCAAAATTCGGGATCTACTGGCTGGGGCCAATTCCAGAACAGAAGAAATCGTTACTGGTTGATAGAAAACTTAAGAATAAACAATCAGTACGAGCCGATAAGGAGAGCCATTTACAAATATCACCTGCGGGCATTAGATAAGTTTCAACGGACACCAGATGATAGCAGGGCAATTATTCTGGAATCACTGAAAGAAATTCAGAATGTAAATAGAATTCTTCCCAACTCCATTCTTATCATAGCCTTCCTTGATGCTAAGAATGATGAAATCATCAACCTCTTTTCAAAAGGACAAATGGATGTACGAAGGAATGTCTATAACGAACTCTTAAAACTTGATCCAACCCGAAGGTCCAAGTATCAGAAAATCGTACAGAATTAGTATTGTACTTGGCTGCCTGAATTGATACTTTTGTTCAATGCTCACGAGCCTTTCCATAGAGAACTATGCCCTTATCAAGCACTTGCAAATTAGTCCCGACAAGGGATTGAATATAGTAACGGGCGAAACAGGCGCGGGTAAGTCTATCATGCTTGGAGCACTGGGTCTATTATTAGGCAATCGTGCCGATACCAAAGTACTCCTTGATCAAAGCCGAAAATGTGTTATTGAGGGAGTTTTTGACATCTCTGCCTACGCATTAGAACCGCTCTTCGAAGAATTTGACATCGATTTTGACCGAGAGTGTATTGTCCGAAGAGAAATTAGTGCCTCAGGTAAATCTCGAGCTTTTGTAAACGATGGTGTTACCAATCTGGATTTTTTGAAGCAATTGGGTATCAGGCTCATGGATGTGCATTCTCAACATGAAACCCTTCGCCTGGCCCACAATCACTATCAATTAGAAATCATCGATACGGTCGCTTCGACTTCCGAGCTTCTAAACGAAGTGCAGGAGGCGTTCAAAGCTTACCAGGAGAAACACAGGATCTATAAGAGCCTCATTACTGAAGGAGATCAAATTAGAAAAGAGTCGGATTATAATCAGTTTCTCTTTGAGGAGTTAGACAATGCCCAACTCGACAGTGATGAGCAAGAAAGTCTTGAGGAGGAATTAAATAAGCTCGAAAACGCTGAAGAAATCAAGACTAAACTCAATGGGGCATTGAGCATATCTGATCGTTCTGAGATTAATTTGACTAATATGATACAGGAGATGAAAACACTCCTTAATCAAATCAGTCAATTTAGCCCCAAATATGCCAGCTTATTGGAAAGAGTTGAGAGTACAAGGATAGAACTGAAAGACATTGTTAGTGAGTTAGAGACTGAAGAGGACAGTGTTGTCTACGACCCAAATCGTGCTGAAGAAGTTCAAGAGCGACTCAACCTGATCTATAAACTTCAGCAAAAGCACCAAGTCGGCTCAATTGAGGAGCTGCTATCCATTTACGATGAATTGGGCAACAAAGTACTGAAAGTAGAAAATCTTGATGAGGCCATAGAAGAGGCTAATAGGGCCAAGCAAGAAGCTTATCAAAAAGCTTTGAAACTTGCGCAAGAGCTTTCTGGACAGCGGCAGTCCGTATTTGAAGGCTTTAGCGATCAAGTAATCAGCCTACTATCGGAATTAGGCATGCCAAACGCCACCATCTCGATGGATCATTCAAACACGGAACTAAATGCCAATGGGATAGATCAAATTGATATCCTGTTTTCAGCTAATAAAGGAGTTGCACCTCAAGTCTTAAAACAAGCAGCATCTGGCGGAGAGTTCTCAAGACTCATGTTTTCTATCAAGTACAT
Coding sequences:
- the coaBC gene encoding bifunctional phosphopantothenoylcysteine decarboxylase/phosphopantothenate--cysteine ligase CoaBC; the encoded protein is MLKGKKILVGVTGSIAAYKAAFLVRLLVKAEAEVKVIMTDAAKDFITPLTLSTLSKNPTFSKFTDGDQGEWNNHVDLGLWADAMLIAPASANTIGKMANGLCDNLLLATYLSARCPVFFAPAMDLDMYQHPSVLNNIEKLKSFGNQIIEAQHGELASGLIGTGRMAEPEDLIEVLETHFSADKPLTGKKVLITAGPTYEAIDPVRFIGNYSTGKMGYAIAKAAAQAGAEVNLISGPTHLEIDEPNVKRVSVRSGEEMYRACDKIFAETDISIFAAAVADYAPNDVADQKIKKQGQSMSIALSKTVDIAKALGQKKTESQLNVGFALETNNELDNAKEKIEAKNFDLIVLNSLQDAGAGFGHNTNKISIIDKANNIEHFELKTKTEVAKDIVDAIIKQVS
- a CDS encoding DUF4835 family protein, with amino-acid sequence MPSLSRLASLLFLLLLISPIKSIGQELDFTVSINADVVQTTERGIFDEMRTAFQRFLNDTKWSDDRFRNTEKIKGNLLLTIQDQPSIGRFTANAQIQLIRPIYGTSYETVLLNFADRDWDFQFTTSQPLQFNENNFSSNITSLLAYYAYIALGLDYDSFSPLGGTQFYDKALLIVNNAQNSGSTGWGQFQNRRNRYWLIENLRINNQYEPIRRAIYKYHLRALDKFQRTPDDSRAIILESLKEIQNVNRILPNSILIIAFLDAKNDEIINLFSKGQMDVRRNVYNELLKLDPTRRSKYQKIVQN
- the recN gene encoding DNA repair protein RecN, giving the protein MLTSLSIENYALIKHLQISPDKGLNIVTGETGAGKSIMLGALGLLLGNRADTKVLLDQSRKCVIEGVFDISAYALEPLFEEFDIDFDRECIVRREISASGKSRAFVNDGVTNLDFLKQLGIRLMDVHSQHETLRLAHNHYQLEIIDTVASTSELLNEVQEAFKAYQEKHRIYKSLITEGDQIRKESDYNQFLFEELDNAQLDSDEQESLEEELNKLENAEEIKTKLNGALSISDRSEINLTNMIQEMKTLLNQISQFSPKYASLLERVESTRIELKDIVSELETEEDSVVYDPNRAEEVQERLNLIYKLQQKHQVGSIEELLSIYDELGNKVLKVENLDEAIEEANRAKQEAYQKALKLAQELSGQRQSVFEGFSDQVISLLSELGMPNATISMDHSNTELNANGIDQIDILFSANKGVAPQVLKQAASGGEFSRLMFSIKYILAKKTALPTIVFDEIDTGISGEIAIKMAQMMLEMAKSHQVITITHLPQIAAKGQSHYFVFKDESTDITTSQIRKLNQEERLNEIAEMIGGKQASTNAFDSARELMKV